In Flexistipes sp., one DNA window encodes the following:
- the rfaE2 gene encoding D-glycero-beta-D-manno-heptose 1-phosphate adenylyltransferase, translated as MAKIFKDWHKLKKELSDIRKGKEVVLTNGCFDIVHLGHLRYLQHSAEAGDYLVVALNSDDSVKKLKGDTRPINKLDERMEFISYIKGVDFVTCFSVDTPYDLIKFIRPDVLVKGGDWPIESIVGVDIVTADGGRVESLKFEEGYSTTSIIEKIVKIYC; from the coding sequence TTGGCAAAAATTTTCAAAGACTGGCATAAACTAAAGAAAGAATTATCAGACATCAGAAAAGGGAAAGAGGTTGTTTTGACAAACGGCTGTTTTGATATAGTACATCTCGGACATTTAAGATATCTCCAGCATTCCGCTGAAGCCGGCGATTATCTTGTTGTTGCTTTGAACTCAGACGATTCTGTGAAAAAACTGAAAGGTGATACAAGGCCCATTAATAAACTTGATGAAAGAATGGAGTTTATTTCATATATAAAAGGGGTGGATTTTGTCACCTGTTTCAGCGTTGATACTCCCTACGATTTGATTAAATTTATAAGACCGGATGTATTGGTTAAAGGCGGAGATTGGCCCATTGAATCGATTGTGGGAGTGGACATTGTTACTGCTGACGGCGGCAGAGTGGAATCTCTGAAATTTGAAGAGGGGTATTCCACAACCTCGATTATAGAAAAAATA